TACGACGGAGGTCAACCCATGCCTCGAAGCCATTAGGATAAGTAGCGAGGTACTTCTGAGTGATAATCTTCTCGAGTTTTGTCTCTTGTGAGTCGCTGTCGTTCCACTTTACACCAACATGAATTGGTGAAGCAGCGTCTGGTGTGTCACCTGTTGGATCCTTATAAACATAAGCTACTGGGTTCTCCTGTGCCATGTAGGTGTCAATCCAAGAGTCATACCAGTTTACATTCTGCTGTCCATTAGGACTCTCACCGTCCATAGACTTCATCTCAGGATCCTCACAGTTTCCATGACGAATACCCTCCTCATAGAAGTGCTGAGCCGAACCGCCCATGTTCCAACCACGGAGTGCACCCTCTGCACGGAGGAAGCAAACCTCAGCATACTTCATCAAATAAAGTGGTGCAGAGTTAAAGTACTGCTCGTTCAGCTTACTGAATGCGATGTACTGGTTCTCATCATATCCCTGACCTTCACCTGGATGTGTACCGGTACGGATACCACAGATACGGCTGTCAGCAGGTGTTGTCTCGCCTGTCTTATTGTTCTTAATAACGTTGTCGTTCTTCTTAAAGAGATATTTCAACCAAGGGTGATTGAAGGTCTTCAATGTGATTTCCATTGTTGCACTCATACGAGCATCGCCCCAACTCTCAACGCCTGGCAATGGATGACTAAAGCCCATCACACCTGGACGGATTGAAACGCTCTGTGCCTCGTTCTCAATAACGCCATCAGCAACAGCCTCTTCAGCCAATTTCTGTGCACGAACAGGGTCGCTCTTTACCATGTGCATAGCGATACGCAACTTCAATGAGTTGGCATAACGTGCCCATGCCTTCAACGTTCCGTCAGCAGCACCACCATCGGTCATGACTACGAAACGATCAACAAACGCACTCTTAATCTTCTGCTTGTAGGCAGCTGGCTTCTGATCGAAGTAGTGGAAACAAGCAATGGCAGTGTCGAGGTTGGCAACAGCATCGTTGTAGACATCCTCAACCTTGTTATAAGTATAAGGACCTACCTGCAAGTTAGTCTTCAACTCACGGTAAGGCATTGGAC
The nucleotide sequence above comes from Prevotella melaninogenica ATCC 25845. Encoded proteins:
- a CDS encoding SusD/RagB family nutrient-binding outer membrane lipoprotein → MKSKHIIVLMAMALPTLGLQSCLDYDNPGDEFNSTTKNVEKVTSRGDVDKIPFRQATDAAAADEALNAMQDLLDAGVGGQFSMRGGKNGENPGPHAYQYQYSLGVDNYAEYTVIPHTFFQYSKIRLASSYAIDQKCYGGAWGSFTEMKTSLVPILNNEKVNAVPELKAAYLTLFNQQAVEVADVYGPMPYRELKTNLQVGPYTYNKVEDVYNDAVANLDTAIACFHYFDQKPAAYKQKIKSAFVDRFVVMTDGGAADGTLKAWARYANSLKLRIAMHMVKSDPVRAQKLAEEAVADGVIENEAQSVSIRPGVMGFSHPLPGVESWGDARMSATMEITLKTFNHPWLKYLFKKNDNVIKNNKTGETTPADSRICGIRTGTHPGEGQGYDENQYIAFSKLNEQYFNSAPLYLMKYAEVCFLRAEGALRGWNMGGSAQHFYEEGIRHGNCEDPEMKSMDGESPNGQQNVNWYDSWIDTYMAQENPVAYVYKDPTGDTPDAASPIHVGVKWNDSDSQETKLEKIITQKYLATYPNGFEAWVDLRRTGFPRMLPVLNIDEADGSLVPGDIMRRLPFPGTSDIATKQDVDNTGIPALGGPDKMATRLFWDKTTSNF